One region of Streptomyces capillispiralis genomic DNA includes:
- a CDS encoding IclR family transcriptional regulator, which yields MSGTPVQTPRSGRPPRGEPILERAFRVLGAFAEAGEGLTLHTLAARAGLPKSTTSRIAAQLTGVGALERRDNGDFVVGLQLLEIASLAPRGHGLRAAALPFMEDLHRVTGQHILLAVRDGDEAVLVERLSARDAAAVKYRVGGRLPLTGTGIGIALLAHAPERVREEALADANDAALLRRLMAAVRTEGVCAMTVPNPLRSGPTTMSTVAAPILDRHGDAVGALSLVAPDEAATRAAAARTALRTAGLAISRAVAR from the coding sequence ATGAGTGGAACGCCAGTACAGACCCCTCGCTCGGGACGGCCGCCCCGCGGCGAACCGATCCTGGAGCGGGCGTTCAGGGTCCTGGGCGCCTTCGCGGAGGCCGGGGAGGGCCTGACCCTCCACACGCTCGCGGCTCGGGCGGGGCTTCCGAAGAGCACCACGTCCCGGATCGCGGCCCAGCTGACGGGTGTGGGCGCCCTCGAACGCCGCGACAACGGCGATTTCGTCGTCGGCCTGCAGCTCCTCGAGATCGCCTCGCTGGCGCCCCGCGGTCACGGACTGCGCGCCGCCGCGCTGCCGTTCATGGAGGACCTGCACCGGGTCACCGGCCAGCACATCCTTCTCGCAGTGCGCGACGGCGACGAGGCCGTTCTCGTCGAGCGTCTGTCCGCACGGGACGCGGCAGCGGTCAAGTACCGGGTCGGCGGTCGCCTCCCCCTCACCGGGACCGGCATCGGCATCGCCCTGCTGGCGCACGCCCCCGAGCGGGTGCGGGAGGAGGCGCTGGCCGACGCGAACGACGCGGCGCTCCTGCGCCGGCTCATGGCCGCCGTCCGCACGGAGGGCGTCTGTGCCATGACGGTGCCCAACCCCCTGCGTTCCGGGCCCACCACCATGTCAACCGTCGCCGCCCCGATCCTGGACCGTCACGGTGACGCGGTGGGCGCGCTGTCCCTGGTCGCCCCCGACGAGGCCGCAACCCGGGCCGCCGCCGCTCGGACGGCGCTGCGGACGGCGGGCCTGGCGATCTCCCGGGCCGTGGCGCGGTGA
- a CDS encoding type I polyketide synthase produces MSTDTDIIRPLPETLREHARRLGEKVAFQDRRTRRTYSDLERRTGRLAGHVAGLGLARGERVAILLGNRVEAVESLLAVTRASGVGVPLDPGSSGAELARLLDDCGARVLVTDEAGLARRRGLLSRPGLIVVVAEGGEEGGDTPPSGDSGALAGGAGAAGGVLRYEELACTEPGTPARDDLGLDETAWLLYTSGSSGTPKGVLSTQRNRLAPIAAGLVGVLGLSERDRVLWPLPLHHAMSQVFCVLGVTATGASAVLPPRFSVAEVLGELRRTDTPYTLLGGVPTTYSALLDAVRGEQGDGDGGGLGAPALRGCVSGGASAGSEFRRSFEAICRAPYLEHYGSTEAGPVTMTAPGGTAAAGSCGRVLPGTRVRVGGGPDGQDAGEGELWVSGPGVMAGYHGRPETTAEVLRDGWFRTGDLARIEASGELVLTGRASELIIRGGANIHPSEVEAALRRLPGVADAAVAGRPHPVFGEVPVGYLVPAPGSGVLDRGSILAACRAELSAFKVPVELYEVESIPRTASGKVRRRALADRPARTLGTGAAGEPTAELLALVRSEVAAVLGCTAEAVESGTALRDLGMDSLAATVLRERLSAATGLPLSEAVAFDFPTAAALAAHLHARSAAAPSGAGIAHRGVARSDDDPVVIVGMACRYPGGVASPEELWRLVADGTDAIGPFPADRGWNTEALYDPDPGRSGRTYVREGGFLSGVDRFDPGFFGISPREALAMDPQHRLLLEVAWEAFEHAGLVPRTLRGSSAGVYVGLMYSDYAGRITEVPEHVEGYLGIGSAGSVASGRIAYTFGLEGPAVTVDTACSSSLVALHLAAQALRRGECSFALAGGVTVMSGPSSFVEFSRQRALAPDGRCKAFGASADGTGWAEGAGMLLLSRLSEARRAGLPVLAVVRGSAVNQDGASNGLTAPHGPAQQRVIRQALVDAGLAPGDIDAVEAHGTGTRLGDVIEAEAFLATYGRRPRERPLWLGSVKSNIGHTQAAAGVAGVIKTVQAMAHGVLPRTLHADEPTGRVDWSSGRLALLTREVEWPRADRPRRAGVSSFGISGTNAHVVLEEAPVDRDTPSPVSVADDGAGSGGVDGGAVPASVAVPVSARSEPGLRAQARRLYDRVAADPDAAPVDIGYSLATTRAAFEHRAVVVARDRAELLTSLRAVAEGGSRPGVRTGTSRRQGPLALLFTGQGSQRVDMGRELYESRELHPSFAQSFDESCSLLDAMLPVPLRDVVFAGSGTETGVLLHTTRFAQPALFALETALFRLLEAWGVRPDLVAGHSVGEVTAAHVAGVLSLADACTLVAARGRLMDALPSGGAMAAVAADADEVTAAVARLAGKGRAVEIAAVNGPASVVVSGDGAAVRETVAYFRKRGRSTTPLRVSHAFHSALMEPMLADFADVVRHLSFTVPRIPLVSAVSGRAATEEELSSPEFWVGHVRRPVRFADSVAYLRDRGAAHYVELGPDGVLTGLVRSCLAATGAAPADPGTAGAPAGERAPTPLVLPTLRGARPEADALLDTVATLHAHGVPVDWRAVFAGRGGRRVALPTYAFQRRRYWLDATPRHRSTPPLDAPAHPLLSSRTVTADDDGLLLSGVLSVHDQPWLADHVVAGTVLLPAAAFVEMALHAGESAGAPVLDELALTAPLSLPADGTVELQVKVSGPDGTGRRTVLFHARPHTPAGDRPWHRHASGTLVPEQQPTDRGAAATGSGATPWPPPGAVPLHAAGPDADPYERLAGSGLSYGPAFRGLRTAWRLGKELYAEVALPEAAGAPLPGVGGPGFALHPALLDAALHALALDGRAADRAGTDGTAGGEVSLPFAFGGVRLYTAGARRLRVRIAPGPDGRVGVELTDPAGAPVAAVRSLTLRPLPRTGSGTADPVTGVLHRMDWVPLPEPPVPLVVPPWGVLGAVGTRPVDVLAPRGSGVPVYAHPAADGASPAVLVAPCPPPPDTADGAQDPAARMRWAAGWALELVRQWLAEPRPADSRLVLVTSGAVTPDDGGPVDGGTGSGDSGASSGYASPPAHAPVWGLVRSALRENPGRFALVDMDDHPDSVRLLPALLAAAAPETAVRRGTAYVPELVRVAGATEERRSRRRLDPEGTVLVTGGTGSLGMLVARHLVTAHGVRRLLLAGRRGPDAPGVDELVAELGGSGAEVTVRACDVADRTALAALLDSVPADRPLTGVVHTAGVLDDGIVPALTADRLERVLRPKADAALALHELTRGRDLAMFALFSSVAGTFGSAGQANYAAANCALDALARHRRRLGLPGTSIAWGPWRQGEGMMAHLTDTDLRRMARSGLGPLEADEGLALFDAAVAGDDPVVVAARLAPAALSGGDPAAARSRPPVPGATGTGGGSGALFGRRLAAASPGERGGLLLTEVRALAASVLGHPEGAAAIDGDDLLADLGLDSLAAVDLRNLLVTSTGLTLPPTLLFDFPTPRTVAAELAERYAREAAPPGLTGAPGGFGAPERPDAIGHPGSTGRRADNGVPGGPGTAGPAQAPVRAGDAPDTEGASDSLAALFRATCDRGRTWDGMALLTIAARLRPVFDSAGAPGAALDPVMLAPDGAGPPLICFPALSALSGPQEYARFGSGLRGLRPVSAVRHPGFGHGEALPATLDALVTAQAATVRAAAGDGPLVLLGRSAGGWVAQAVAERLGAEGSAPLAVVLVDTYPSSDDREQVLSAMTSDMLHRAAEFLPADPTRLTAMAGYFELFAGWKPSRLASPTLFVRARDSLPGTEPAPVWDLPHTEVTVPGDHFTVLEEHARTTALAVHHWLADPDRRTPE; encoded by the coding sequence GTGAGTACAGACACGGACATCATCAGGCCACTGCCGGAGACGCTCCGAGAGCACGCCCGGCGCCTCGGGGAGAAGGTCGCCTTCCAGGACCGCCGTACGCGGCGGACCTACTCGGACCTGGAACGCAGGACCGGACGGCTGGCCGGTCATGTGGCGGGGCTCGGCCTGGCGCGGGGCGAACGGGTGGCCATCCTGCTCGGCAACCGCGTCGAGGCGGTCGAGAGCCTGCTCGCCGTAACCCGGGCGAGCGGGGTGGGCGTGCCGCTGGATCCCGGGAGCTCGGGGGCGGAGCTGGCCCGTCTGCTGGACGACTGTGGCGCGCGCGTACTCGTCACGGATGAGGCCGGGCTGGCGCGTCGGCGGGGACTGCTGTCCCGTCCCGGGCTGATCGTGGTGGTGGCCGAGGGCGGTGAGGAGGGCGGGGACACTCCGCCGTCCGGGGACTCCGGGGCGTTGGCGGGCGGGGCCGGGGCGGCGGGCGGTGTTCTGCGGTACGAGGAGTTGGCGTGTACGGAGCCGGGGACGCCCGCCCGGGATGATCTGGGGCTGGACGAGACGGCGTGGCTGCTCTACACCTCCGGGTCCTCCGGCACCCCCAAGGGAGTGCTGTCCACCCAGCGCAACCGCCTCGCGCCCATCGCGGCGGGCCTCGTCGGTGTTCTCGGTCTGTCGGAGCGGGACCGGGTGCTGTGGCCGTTACCCCTCCACCACGCCATGAGTCAGGTGTTCTGCGTCCTCGGAGTGACCGCGACCGGGGCGAGCGCCGTGCTCCCGCCCCGGTTCTCGGTGGCGGAGGTGCTCGGCGAACTGCGCCGTACGGACACCCCCTACACCCTCCTCGGCGGGGTGCCGACGACGTACTCGGCCCTGCTCGACGCGGTCCGGGGCGAACAGGGTGACGGGGACGGCGGCGGGCTCGGGGCGCCCGCGCTGCGGGGCTGCGTCAGCGGGGGCGCTTCGGCGGGGTCCGAGTTCCGGAGGTCCTTCGAGGCGATCTGCCGGGCCCCCTACCTGGAGCACTACGGCAGTACCGAGGCGGGTCCGGTCACCATGACGGCACCGGGCGGCACAGCGGCGGCCGGGTCGTGCGGCCGGGTGCTGCCCGGCACCCGGGTCCGGGTCGGCGGCGGCCCGGACGGACAGGACGCCGGCGAGGGCGAGTTGTGGGTGAGCGGGCCCGGAGTCATGGCCGGCTACCACGGCAGGCCGGAGACCACCGCAGAGGTGTTGCGCGACGGCTGGTTCCGCACCGGCGACCTGGCCAGGATCGAGGCCTCCGGCGAACTCGTGCTCACCGGCCGGGCGAGTGAGCTGATCATCCGGGGCGGGGCCAACATCCACCCCTCGGAGGTGGAGGCGGCGCTGCGGCGGCTGCCCGGGGTGGCGGACGCCGCCGTGGCCGGACGCCCACACCCGGTCTTCGGTGAAGTGCCCGTCGGCTATCTGGTCCCCGCGCCGGGCAGCGGTGTACTGGACAGAGGGTCGATACTCGCCGCCTGTCGTGCGGAACTGTCCGCTTTCAAGGTGCCCGTCGAACTGTACGAGGTGGAGAGTATTCCCCGTACCGCCTCCGGAAAGGTGCGGCGGCGTGCCCTCGCCGATCGGCCCGCGCGGACGCTGGGTACGGGGGCGGCCGGGGAGCCGACGGCGGAACTGCTGGCCCTGGTGCGGAGCGAGGTGGCGGCCGTGCTCGGTTGTACGGCGGAGGCGGTGGAGTCCGGAACGGCGCTCCGCGATCTGGGCATGGACTCGCTGGCGGCGACGGTGCTGCGGGAGCGGTTGTCGGCGGCGACCGGCCTCCCGCTCTCCGAGGCCGTCGCCTTCGACTTCCCCACGGCCGCCGCGCTCGCCGCCCACCTCCATGCGCGGAGCGCCGCCGCGCCGTCGGGCGCCGGGATCGCGCACCGGGGCGTGGCCCGGTCGGACGACGATCCTGTGGTGATCGTGGGGATGGCCTGCCGCTATCCCGGGGGCGTGGCCTCCCCCGAGGAGCTGTGGCGGCTGGTGGCCGACGGGACGGACGCCATCGGTCCGTTTCCCGCCGACCGGGGCTGGAACACGGAGGCGCTGTACGACCCGGACCCCGGGCGGTCCGGCCGGACGTATGTGCGTGAGGGCGGCTTCCTCTCCGGTGTGGACCGCTTCGACCCCGGCTTCTTCGGCATCTCCCCCCGCGAGGCTTTGGCCATGGACCCGCAGCACCGGCTGCTGCTCGAAGTGGCGTGGGAGGCCTTTGAGCACGCCGGTCTCGTTCCCCGCACCCTGCGCGGCTCGTCGGCCGGGGTGTACGTCGGGCTGATGTACAGCGACTACGCCGGCCGCATCACGGAGGTACCCGAGCATGTCGAGGGCTACCTCGGCATCGGCAGCGCCGGAAGCGTCGCCTCGGGCCGTATCGCCTACACCTTCGGGTTGGAGGGCCCGGCCGTCACGGTGGACACGGCGTGCTCGTCGTCCCTGGTGGCCCTGCACCTGGCGGCCCAGGCGCTGCGCCGGGGCGAGTGTTCCTTCGCGCTGGCCGGCGGAGTCACGGTGATGTCGGGGCCCTCGTCGTTCGTGGAGTTCAGCCGGCAGCGGGCGCTGGCCCCGGACGGCCGCTGCAAGGCGTTCGGCGCGTCCGCCGACGGCACGGGATGGGCCGAGGGGGCCGGCATGCTGTTGCTGAGCCGGTTGTCCGAGGCGCGCCGCGCCGGGCTTCCGGTGCTGGCCGTGGTGCGCGGCTCGGCGGTGAACCAGGACGGGGCGAGCAACGGGCTGACGGCACCGCACGGCCCGGCGCAGCAGCGGGTGATCCGGCAGGCCCTCGTGGACGCGGGGCTGGCCCCCGGGGACATCGACGCGGTGGAGGCACACGGCACCGGTACCCGGCTGGGCGATGTCATCGAGGCGGAGGCGTTTTTGGCGACGTACGGGCGCCGGCCGCGGGAGCGTCCGCTCTGGCTGGGCTCGGTGAAGTCGAACATCGGTCATACCCAGGCCGCCGCCGGAGTGGCGGGCGTGATCAAGACGGTGCAGGCGATGGCGCACGGCGTGCTGCCGCGTACGCTGCACGCCGATGAACCGACCGGCCGGGTCGACTGGTCGTCGGGGCGGTTGGCGCTGCTGACCCGGGAGGTGGAGTGGCCGAGGGCGGACCGCCCGCGCCGGGCGGGGGTGTCCTCCTTCGGCATCAGCGGCACCAACGCGCATGTGGTGCTCGAGGAGGCTCCGGTGGATCGGGACACCCCGTCGCCGGTCTCCGTGGCGGACGACGGGGCCGGGAGCGGCGGTGTCGATGGCGGGGCGGTGCCGGCGTCCGTGGCTGTTCCGGTGTCGGCGAGGAGCGAGCCGGGGCTGCGGGCCCAGGCGCGGCGGCTGTACGACCGGGTGGCCGCCGACCCGGACGCGGCCCCGGTGGACATCGGGTACTCGCTCGCCACCACCCGCGCGGCCTTCGAGCACCGGGCCGTGGTGGTGGCCCGGGACCGTGCGGAACTGCTCACCTCCCTGCGGGCGGTGGCGGAGGGGGGAAGCCGGCCCGGGGTGCGGACGGGCACGTCCCGTCGCCAGGGCCCGCTGGCCCTGCTCTTCACCGGCCAGGGCAGCCAACGCGTGGACATGGGGCGTGAGTTGTACGAGTCCCGGGAACTGCATCCAAGCTTCGCCCAGTCGTTCGACGAGAGCTGTTCCCTGCTCGATGCGATGCTGCCGGTGCCTTTGCGGGACGTCGTGTTCGCCGGCTCCGGCACGGAGACGGGCGTGCTCCTGCACACGACCCGGTTCGCACAGCCGGCGCTCTTCGCTCTGGAGACGGCCCTGTTCCGGCTGCTCGAGGCCTGGGGTGTGCGCCCGGATCTGGTGGCCGGGCACTCGGTGGGCGAGGTGACCGCGGCGCATGTCGCCGGGGTGCTGTCCCTCGCGGACGCCTGCACCCTGGTGGCGGCCCGGGGCCGGCTGATGGACGCGCTGCCTTCGGGCGGTGCGATGGCTGCCGTGGCCGCCGACGCGGACGAGGTGACCGCAGCGGTCGCCCGACTCGCCGGGAAAGGGCGTGCGGTGGAGATCGCCGCCGTCAACGGGCCCGCCTCAGTGGTCGTTTCCGGGGACGGGGCCGCGGTGCGGGAGACCGTCGCGTACTTCCGGAAGCGGGGCCGGTCCACGACGCCACTGCGGGTGAGCCACGCCTTCCACTCCGCGCTGATGGAACCCATGCTGGCCGACTTCGCGGACGTGGTGCGGCACCTCTCCTTCACCGTGCCGCGGATACCCCTGGTCAGCGCCGTATCCGGCCGGGCTGCCACCGAAGAGGAGCTGAGCTCACCGGAGTTCTGGGTGGGCCATGTCCGCCGCCCGGTCCGCTTCGCCGATTCGGTGGCGTACCTCCGGGACCGGGGCGCGGCACACTACGTCGAGCTGGGGCCGGACGGAGTGCTCACCGGCCTGGTCCGCAGCTGCCTCGCCGCGACCGGAGCGGCTCCGGCGGACCCGGGGACGGCCGGAGCGCCCGCCGGTGAGCGGGCCCCGACGCCGCTGGTCCTGCCGACCCTGCGCGGAGCGCGGCCGGAGGCGGACGCCTTGCTCGACACCGTGGCCACGCTGCACGCCCATGGAGTGCCCGTCGACTGGCGGGCCGTCTTCGCCGGGCGCGGCGGGCGGCGCGTCGCCCTGCCCACCTACGCCTTCCAGCGCCGCCGGTACTGGCTCGACGCCACCCCGCGGCATCGGTCCACTCCCCCGCTGGACGCTCCGGCCCATCCACTGCTGTCGTCCCGTACCGTGACGGCCGACGACGACGGGCTGTTGCTGAGCGGGGTGCTCTCGGTGCACGACCAGCCCTGGCTGGCCGACCATGTGGTGGCGGGGACGGTACTGCTGCCGGCGGCCGCCTTCGTGGAGATGGCCCTGCACGCCGGTGAGTCGGCGGGCGCTCCCGTCCTGGACGAACTCGCCCTGACCGCGCCGCTGTCGCTGCCTGCGGACGGCACGGTCGAGCTGCAGGTGAAGGTATCGGGGCCGGACGGCACGGGACGGCGGACCGTGCTCTTCCACGCCCGGCCGCACACACCGGCGGGTGACCGGCCCTGGCATCGGCATGCCTCCGGGACGCTCGTACCGGAGCAGCAGCCGACGGACCGCGGAGCGGCCGCGACCGGGTCCGGGGCCACGCCCTGGCCTCCGCCCGGCGCGGTGCCGCTGCACGCCGCTGGTCCGGATGCCGACCCGTACGAGCGGCTGGCCGGAAGCGGGCTGAGCTATGGCCCCGCCTTCCGGGGCCTGCGCACCGCCTGGCGGCTCGGGAAGGAGCTGTACGCCGAGGTCGCGCTGCCCGAGGCCGCCGGAGCTCCGCTCCCGGGTGTGGGTGGCCCGGGGTTCGCCCTGCATCCGGCGCTGCTGGACGCGGCGCTGCACGCCCTGGCACTCGACGGGCGCGCGGCGGACCGTGCCGGGACGGACGGGACGGCTGGTGGTGAGGTGTCCCTGCCGTTCGCCTTCGGCGGGGTGCGCCTGTACACGGCCGGCGCGCGGCGGTTGCGGGTGCGGATCGCTCCCGGGCCGGACGGGCGGGTCGGGGTGGAGCTGACCGACCCGGCGGGCGCGCCGGTGGCCGCGGTACGTTCGCTGACGCTCCGGCCCCTTCCGCGCACCGGATCGGGAACGGCGGATCCGGTCACCGGGGTTCTCCACCGGATGGACTGGGTGCCGCTGCCCGAGCCGCCCGTGCCGTTGGTGGTGCCCCCGTGGGGCGTCCTGGGCGCGGTGGGCACACGACCGGTGGATGTGCTCGCGCCCCGCGGCTCCGGCGTTCCGGTGTACGCCCACCCGGCGGCGGACGGCGCGTCACCGGCCGTTCTCGTTGCCCCCTGCCCGCCCCCACCGGACACGGCCGACGGAGCACAGGACCCCGCGGCTCGGATGCGGTGGGCGGCGGGCTGGGCACTGGAACTGGTACGGCAGTGGCTCGCCGAACCCCGCCCGGCGGACTCCCGTCTCGTCCTCGTCACCTCCGGTGCCGTCACCCCGGACGATGGCGGTCCGGTTGACGGTGGCACCGGTTCCGGGGATTCCGGCGCATCCAGCGGATACGCTTCCCCACCGGCCCACGCGCCGGTGTGGGGGCTGGTCCGCTCGGCCCTGCGGGAGAATCCGGGCCGGTTCGCCCTGGTCGACATGGACGACCACCCCGACTCCGTGCGCCTCCTCCCCGCCCTGCTGGCCGCTGCGGCGCCGGAGACGGCCGTACGACGGGGAACCGCGTACGTGCCGGAGCTGGTCCGGGTGGCCGGGGCCACGGAGGAACGGCGGTCCCGGCGGCGGCTCGATCCGGAGGGCACCGTCCTGGTCACCGGCGGTACGGGTTCCCTGGGCATGCTGGTGGCACGGCACCTGGTCACCGCGCATGGCGTCCGGCGTCTGCTGCTCGCCGGCCGACGCGGACCGGACGCGCCAGGGGTGGACGAACTCGTCGCGGAACTGGGCGGGTCGGGCGCCGAGGTGACCGTCCGGGCGTGCGACGTCGCGGACCGGACGGCGCTCGCCGCCCTGCTCGACTCAGTGCCTGCGGACCGTCCGCTGACCGGTGTGGTGCACACCGCGGGGGTGCTGGACGACGGCATCGTCCCGGCGCTCACCGCCGACCGTCTGGAGCGGGTGCTGCGGCCCAAGGCGGACGCGGCCCTCGCCCTGCACGAGCTGACCCGGGGACGCGACCTGGCGATGTTCGCGCTGTTCTCCTCGGTGGCGGGTACCTTCGGCTCCGCCGGTCAGGCCAACTACGCGGCCGCCAACTGCGCGCTGGACGCCCTGGCACGGCACCGCAGACGGCTCGGTCTGCCCGGTACGTCGATCGCCTGGGGTCCCTGGCGGCAGGGCGAGGGCATGATGGCGCACCTCACCGACACGGACCTGCGGAGGATGGCCCGCTCGGGATTAGGCCCGCTCGAGGCGGATGAGGGCCTGGCCCTCTTCGACGCCGCCGTGGCCGGTGACGACCCGGTGGTGGTGGCGGCCCGCCTCGCCCCGGCCGCCCTGAGCGGCGGCGATCCAGCGGCGGCCCGGTCCCGGCCGCCTGTCCCCGGCGCAACGGGCACGGGCGGCGGGAGCGGGGCCCTGTTCGGCCGACGGCTGGCGGCCGCTTCCCCGGGCGAGCGGGGCGGGTTGCTGCTCACGGAGGTGCGGGCCCTGGCGGCCTCGGTACTGGGTCACCCGGAGGGGGCGGCCGCGATCGACGGGGACGACCTGCTGGCAGACCTGGGGCTCGACTCCCTGGCCGCGGTCGACCTGCGCAACCTGCTCGTGACGTCGACGGGGCTGACGCTGCCGCCCACGCTGCTGTTCGACTTCCCGACCCCGCGCACGGTCGCCGCCGAGTTGGCGGAGCGGTACGCCCGGGAAGCGGCTCCTCCCGGCCTCACCGGCGCTCCCGGCGGCTTCGGCGCCCCCGAACGGCCGGATGCCATCGGCCACCCGGGCAGCACCGGCCGAAGGGCGGACAACGGTGTTCCCGGCGGCCCGGGGACGGCCGGTCCAGCGCAAGCCCCGGTGCGGGCCGGGGACGCACCGGACACCGAAGGTGCTTCGGATTCCCTGGCTGCGCTCTTCCGCGCCACCTGCGACCGGGGGCGGACCTGGGACGGCATGGCGCTGCTCACGATCGCCGCACGCCTCCGCCCGGTCTTCGACAGCGCCGGGGCGCCCGGTGCGGCGCTCGACCCCGTCATGCTCGCACCGGACGGCGCAGGGCCCCCGCTGATCTGCTTCCCCGCCCTCAGCGCGCTCTCGGGGCCCCAGGAATACGCGCGCTTCGGCTCCGGACTGCGGGGCCTGCGGCCGGTCTCGGCGGTGCGGCACCCGGGTTTCGGGCACGGGGAAGCACTGCCGGCCACGCTGGACGCCCTCGTCACCGCCCAGGCCGCCACCGTCCGCGCGGCCGCAGGTGACGGACCGTTGGTCCTGTTGGGCCGCTCGGCCGGTGGCTGGGTGGCCCAGGCCGTGGCCGAGCGACTGGGGGCCGAAGGCTCCGCCCCGCTCGCCGTTGTCCTGGTGGACACCTATCCCAGCAGTGACGACCGAGAGCAGGTACTCTCCGCGATGACGTCGGACATGCTGCACCGGGCAGCGGAGTTCCTCCCGGCCGACCCGACCCGGCTCACCGCCATGGCCGGGTACTTCGAGCTCTTCGCCGGCTGGAAGCCCTCACGGCTCGCCTCCCCCACCCTCTTCGTACGGGCCCGGGACTCGCTGCCCGGCACAGAGCCCGCCCCGGTCTGGGATCTGCCACACACCGAAGTCACCGTGCCCGGGGACCACTTCACCGTACTGGAAGAACATGCCCGTACCACCGCGCTGGCGGTCCACCATTGGCTGGCCGATCCGGACCGACGAACTCCCGAGTAG
- a CDS encoding alpha/beta hydrolase, producing the protein MTADPALRDVYVPHAYPEQQADLGEITMNYAEAGDPDKPAVLLIPEQTGSWWGYEEAMGLLAEDFHVYAVDLRGQGRSSWTPKRYSLDNFGNDLVRFIALVVQRPVVVAGNSSGGVLAAWLSAYAMPGQIRGALCEDPPLFASELVPMYGHSVRQGAGPLFELFRTYLGDQWSVGDWEGYRRAAGAASSPMARQFVADEIPQHMKEYDPEWARAFWEGTVALNCPHERMLSQVKTPVLLTHHTRGIDPETGDRLGALSDEQAAQARRLMQSAGVKVDYVSVPDALHVMHQLDPARYVKIFTQWAATLAE; encoded by the coding sequence ATGACGGCCGATCCCGCGCTGCGCGACGTCTACGTCCCGCACGCCTACCCCGAACAGCAGGCCGACCTCGGTGAGATCACCATGAACTACGCCGAGGCCGGTGATCCGGACAAGCCCGCCGTGCTGCTGATCCCCGAGCAGACGGGCTCCTGGTGGGGGTACGAGGAGGCGATGGGCCTCCTCGCTGAGGACTTCCACGTCTACGCCGTCGACTTGCGGGGCCAGGGACGCAGCAGCTGGACGCCGAAGCGTTACAGCCTCGACAACTTCGGCAACGACCTGGTCCGGTTCATCGCCCTGGTGGTGCAGCGACCCGTCGTCGTCGCGGGCAACTCCTCCGGCGGCGTCCTCGCGGCCTGGCTGTCGGCGTACGCCATGCCCGGACAGATCCGGGGTGCGCTGTGCGAGGACCCCCCGCTTTTCGCGTCCGAACTCGTCCCCATGTACGGCCACTCGGTCCGCCAGGGGGCGGGCCCCCTGTTCGAACTCTTCCGCACATACCTCGGCGACCAGTGGAGCGTGGGCGACTGGGAGGGCTACCGCCGCGCGGCCGGCGCCGCGTCGTCGCCGATGGCACGGCAGTTCGTGGCAGACGAGATCCCGCAGCACATGAAAGAGTACGACCCGGAGTGGGCGCGGGCCTTCTGGGAGGGAACCGTCGCACTGAACTGCCCCCACGAACGCATGCTGAGCCAGGTCAAGACGCCGGTACTCCTCACGCACCACACGCGCGGCATCGACCCGGAGACCGGCGACCGGCTCGGGGCGCTCTCTGACGAGCAGGCCGCGCAGGCCCGGCGGTTGATGCAGTCGGCAGGGGTGAAGGTCGACTACGTGTCGGTGCCGGACGCGTTGCACGTGATGCACCAGCTCGACCCGGCGCGGTACGTGAAGATCTTCACCCAGTGGGCGGCCACGCTGGCTGAGTGA
- a CDS encoding transposase produces the protein MIRRHELSDAEWEFVRPLLPVSLRGRKRLDDRRVLNGIVWKFRTGTAWRDVPDRYSPWATLHTRFRMWAVSVDSTAVWAHQHAAGARKGGLRPRAIGRLARHRVRRHPRRRPSRPRPRPTRCRSGDGRRGRDEPRRATHARPDEPARASTGA, from the coding sequence GTGATACGCCGCCATGAACTGTCCGATGCCGAGTGGGAGTTCGTCCGGCCGCTGCTGCCCGTGTCGTTGCGGGGGCGGAAGCGGCTGGACGACCGCAGGGTCCTGAACGGAATCGTGTGGAAGTTCCGGACCGGCACCGCCTGGCGGGACGTGCCCGACCGGTACAGTCCTTGGGCGACGCTCCACACCCGTTTCCGCATGTGGGCGGTGTCGGTCGACTCCACGGCCGTCTGGGCTCACCAGCATGCGGCAGGGGCCCGAAAAGGGGGGCTCCGACCGCGAGCCATCGGCAGGCTTGCGCGTCACCGTGTTCGGCGACACCCGCGGCGTAGACCATCCCGGCCGCGACCTCGGCCCACTCGGTGTCGGTCAGGAGACGGTCGCCGGGGGCGTGACGAACCGCGACGTGCCACGCATGCTCGGCCGGACGAGCCTGCCAGGGCATCGACCGGGGCGTGA